One genomic segment of Clostridium estertheticum subsp. estertheticum includes these proteins:
- a CDS encoding carbohydrate ABC transporter permease: protein MDKILNNKKAIFIFVFPAMLLFIIAVILPIIISTYYSLLDWNGIGKASFVGLKNYTSLFVNNTDGFIKSVQNSFILAILSVVIQLPLALILALILARGIKGEGFFRTVYFIPVIISTVVIGQLFMKIYNPDYGMLNIILKNIGLGKYENAWLADTKTALFATFIPIIWQYVGYHMLLMYAAIKSVSGDIYEAAKIDGASAFTMATHITIPLIKPILQVCTVFAVVGSFKAFDLIYVLTNGGPLHASEVPSTIMYSTIFNKYMYGYGSAMSTFIIVECLVFTLIIYKLFKDKKIKEV, encoded by the coding sequence ATGGATAAAATTCTAAATAATAAAAAAGCAATATTTATATTTGTTTTTCCAGCTATGTTATTGTTTATTATAGCGGTTATACTTCCTATTATAATTTCAACGTACTATAGTCTGCTGGATTGGAATGGAATTGGAAAAGCATCATTTGTTGGATTAAAAAATTATACAAGTTTATTTGTGAATAATACGGATGGCTTTATAAAATCAGTTCAAAACTCATTTATTCTAGCTATTCTATCAGTAGTTATACAATTACCCTTAGCACTTATATTGGCTTTGATTTTAGCTAGAGGGATTAAGGGTGAGGGATTCTTTAGAACTGTTTACTTTATACCAGTAATAATATCAACTGTTGTTATTGGTCAACTTTTTATGAAAATATATAATCCAGATTACGGAATGTTAAATATTATTCTTAAGAATATTGGTCTGGGTAAATATGAAAATGCTTGGTTAGCAGATACGAAAACAGCATTATTTGCAACTTTTATACCAATTATTTGGCAATACGTTGGTTACCATATGCTTTTAATGTATGCTGCAATTAAATCTGTTTCAGGGGATATATACGAGGCAGCAAAAATAGATGGAGCATCTGCTTTCACTATGGCTACCCATATAACCATTCCTCTTATTAAACCAATATTGCAGGTATGCACAGTATTTGCAGTTGTAGGCTCTTTTAAAGCTTTTGATCTAATTTATGTTTTAACAAATGGAGGACCACTACACGCAAGTGAAGTTCCAAGTACAATAATGTACAGTACCATTTTTAATAAGTACATGTATGGATATGGAAGTGCTATGTCCACATTTATTATAGTAGAATGTCTAGTATTTACATTAATAATCTATAAGTTATTTAAAGATAAAAAAATCAAGGAAGTTTAA
- a CDS encoding extracellular solute-binding protein, whose amino-acid sequence MNRKFMKISSLLLTIALTSTLMACGNKTTSTTQTGSNQKITLKLWHIWTSDTDSNKQNVEAVIKEWNTANPNVQIEAEGTENEAYKTKIKTAISANEAPDIFVTWGAGFSQPFVDAGKLLPLDDYLKDGTKEKLLNGALTYLTYNKKVYGLPYANDIGIFYVNKELFDKNNIKIPTTYDELLVAIKAFKSKGITPMAVGEKDKWPGMFYYDALALREGGAKLSNSALAKKSSFEDPTFVNASSKLSKLVDAGAFNSAALGLTRDESEVPFLQGKIPMYYNGSWLAGTIDQGKSVVKGKVVAMNFPALSDGKGGADEVLGGAINGFVVNANTEHKAEAAKAVKFIAENISKKLYTTGAGIPTWKVDVDESKIAPLTKQISVIAKKSTGNVVWWDTYLSGADAEVHKDLVAQIFGKQITPAKFAKQMQAINKK is encoded by the coding sequence ATGAATAGAAAATTTATGAAAATCTCATCACTGCTATTAACAATTGCATTAACTTCAACTCTTATGGCTTGTGGAAATAAGACTACGTCAACTACCCAAACGGGTTCAAATCAAAAAATAACATTGAAACTTTGGCACATTTGGACATCCGATACTGACTCAAATAAGCAAAATGTGGAAGCTGTAATAAAAGAATGGAATACTGCAAATCCTAATGTGCAAATTGAAGCAGAGGGTACTGAAAATGAGGCATACAAAACAAAAATAAAGACGGCTATATCAGCTAACGAAGCTCCAGATATATTTGTAACTTGGGGAGCTGGTTTCTCTCAACCATTTGTTGATGCTGGAAAGCTCCTACCTTTAGATGATTACTTAAAGGATGGAACTAAAGAAAAGTTATTAAATGGAGCACTTACTTATTTAACATATAATAAAAAAGTTTATGGATTACCTTATGCAAATGATATCGGTATTTTCTATGTTAATAAAGAATTATTTGATAAGAATAATATAAAGATACCTACAACCTATGATGAGTTATTAGTTGCGATTAAGGCATTTAAATCTAAGGGAATAACTCCTATGGCTGTTGGAGAAAAAGATAAATGGCCAGGAATGTTTTATTATGATGCCTTAGCACTTCGTGAAGGCGGAGCTAAGCTCAGTAATAGTGCTTTGGCTAAAAAATCTTCTTTTGAAGATCCTACTTTTGTAAATGCATCATCTAAATTAAGTAAACTTGTGGATGCAGGTGCTTTTAATTCTGCGGCTCTTGGACTTACTCGTGATGAGTCTGAAGTACCATTCCTTCAAGGAAAGATTCCGATGTATTATAACGGAAGTTGGCTCGCAGGTACTATTGATCAGGGTAAATCAGTGGTTAAAGGCAAAGTTGTTGCTATGAACTTTCCGGCTTTAAGTGATGGTAAGGGTGGAGCAGATGAGGTTCTAGGTGGTGCTATTAATGGATTTGTGGTTAATGCAAATACAGAGCACAAGGCAGAGGCAGCTAAAGCTGTTAAATTTATAGCAGAAAATATATCAAAGAAACTATATACCACAGGTGCTGGAATACCGACTTGGAAGGTTGATGTTGATGAATCAAAGATTGCTCCTTTAACTAAACAAATATCAGTTATAGCTAAAAAATCTACAGGAAATGTTGTTTGGTGGGATACTTACCTTAGTGGTGCAGATGCAGAAGTTCATAAGGACTTAGTTGCACAGATTTTTGGTAAACAAATAACACCTGCAAAATTTGCTAAGCAAATGCAGGCTATCAATAAGAAGTAG
- a CDS encoding response regulator yields MGNKIIKVLIVDDEHLVRTLLRRCIDWNSIGMEIIGEATSGEDAIELVNKYQPDLVFTDICMPGTDGIEFADFVMKSYSNVKIVVISGYDDFKYAQRGIRAGIKEYLLKPIDDEVVLKTALKMKVEIEEEREVMSENNIIKKQFIENLPFLEERLFNRLIHPNINIVEVERQMDYLNFKFGHENFQLAVIEIILGNEDNYTKKEKIYDTKIVDKLEEYFQKYTDIYIFFDDNYNIAIINNGDEISFKNALENVEGNILKKIKWNYSVGIGTTKYKIESIEKSYNEAVTALNYRTILGKDSVIKYDDINFKKETVKNTIIKIDDKLELYFLAGSGEMIQKTIDDIFKNKDIIINTSINKVKEYAFSYVSTIFEALKELNIDIKELHSGKFDIYNDIYKLDTIPDIKKYIIEMSYDAIKVISYHKNRKSNKLIDDITKYLKLNLGNSELSLSKVAQIFFINPSYLSRMFKKEMEVNFMEYIVKLRIDKAIMLLNSTDLKAYEIGDKVGIADPSYFSTSFKKYTGISVSEYRKVKH; encoded by the coding sequence ATGGGTAATAAAATTATAAAAGTTTTAATTGTTGATGATGAACATTTAGTAAGGACTCTACTTAGAAGATGCATAGATTGGAACTCCATCGGTATGGAAATTATAGGAGAAGCGACATCAGGAGAGGATGCAATAGAATTAGTAAATAAGTATCAGCCAGATTTGGTTTTTACAGACATTTGTATGCCAGGTACTGATGGCATTGAATTTGCTGATTTTGTAATGAAATCATATTCTAATGTTAAGATAGTTGTTATTTCAGGTTATGATGATTTTAAGTATGCTCAGAGGGGTATCAGAGCAGGAATAAAAGAATATTTATTAAAACCTATTGATGATGAGGTTGTATTAAAAACTGCATTAAAAATGAAAGTGGAAATAGAAGAAGAACGTGAAGTGATGTCCGAAAATAATATTATTAAAAAACAGTTTATTGAAAACCTGCCTTTTTTAGAAGAAAGACTTTTTAATAGACTCATTCATCCAAACATAAATATTGTTGAAGTAGAGAGGCAGATGGATTATTTAAATTTTAAATTTGGACATGAAAATTTTCAATTAGCAGTTATAGAAATAATACTCGGAAATGAGGACAATTATACAAAAAAAGAAAAGATATATGATACTAAAATAGTGGATAAACTAGAAGAATATTTTCAAAAGTATACGGATATATATATTTTTTTTGATGATAATTACAATATAGCGATTATAAATAATGGTGATGAAATTAGTTTCAAAAATGCTTTAGAGAATGTTGAGGGTAATATATTAAAAAAGATTAAATGGAATTATAGTGTTGGTATTGGAACAACAAAATATAAAATTGAAAGCATAGAAAAATCGTATAATGAAGCAGTGACGGCTTTAAATTACAGAACGATTCTTGGAAAAGATTCTGTGATTAAATATGATGATATTAATTTCAAGAAGGAAACAGTAAAGAATACTATAATTAAAATTGATGATAAACTTGAATTATACTTCTTGGCTGGATCAGGAGAAATGATACAAAAAACTATTGATGATATCTTCAAGAATAAAGATATTATTATCAATACGTCAATAAATAAGGTGAAGGAATATGCTTTTAGTTATGTATCTACAATTTTTGAAGCCTTAAAGGAACTTAATATTGATATAAAAGAGCTTCATTCAGGTAAATTTGATATATATAATGATATATATAAACTTGATACAATTCCGGATATTAAGAAATATATAATAGAGATGAGTTATGATGCAATAAAGGTAATAAGTTATCACAAGAATAGAAAATCAAATAAGCTTATTGATGATATAACTAAATATTTGAAGTTAAACCTGGGAAATAGTGAACTGTCTTTATCGAAGGTGGCTCAAATATTTTTTATTAATCCAAGTTACTTAAGTAGGATGTTTAAAAAAGAAATGGAAGTGAATTTTATGGAATACATAGTCAAACTTAGAATTGATAAGGCCATAATGCTGCTAAATAGCACAGATTTAAAGGCATATGAGATTGGTGATAAAGTTGGTATCGCAGATCCTAGTTATTTTAGTACAAGTTTTAAAAAATATACCGGAATTTCAGTTAGTGAATATAGAAAAGTTAAACATTAA
- a CDS encoding sensor histidine kinase translates to MRYKIMEKFKDCKIGTKIIIYYFIISVISITLSTFIYQNINKRIMTKKVSEMAVQTLQTIDSNLKLLIYTVNNESKILLSNLHFQNILKNGDERFNYNSQTAVNRYLTEFIQSNMSISSVYVFDNYGNRYFVDKKVYKSFSLNDIKNTYWYDELQKAQGGYIIKFNGGGLFNQADQKFVSFIRIINDLESQKPTGIMVINIPEDAISNSFKNITGNNDVDIMLKDENDNDIIHSKELTEYSISEDIKKNLKKNLKNEGKGDHYYFTERVNGNNYIISYLKTNLNWTIISKVPFSEISKQSNIYMLVILGMLLLSGIMSFLGLILVSSSITKPIDKLIKSMRAVENGEFKKVSVGTGNDEIAKLKNVYNTMICKIENLIEQIMLEQKIKRKAELNVLQAQIKPHFLYNSFDAISCLALEGKNDDVYKIIKALGNFYRTSLSNGREVISVREELQTVKSYLTILQIRYENLFVINMDIDDRCDEYKILKLVLQPIVENSIYHGIKPSRRMGNIFISTYLKNDYVELIVGDDGVGISEDKLNSIRKLNTAGIGLRGTMERLNIFYNGKSKLEVESKLGFGTKVTIRIPIK, encoded by the coding sequence ATGAGATATAAAATAATGGAGAAATTTAAAGATTGCAAAATAGGTACAAAGATAATAATATATTATTTTATAATTTCTGTAATATCAATAACTCTTAGTACTTTTATATATCAAAATATAAATAAAAGGATAATGACGAAAAAGGTTAGTGAGATGGCGGTACAAACATTACAAACAATTGATTCTAATTTAAAATTACTAATATATACAGTTAATAATGAATCTAAAATTCTTTTGTCTAATCTGCATTTTCAAAACATTTTAAAAAATGGCGATGAACGGTTTAATTATAATAGTCAAACTGCGGTTAATAGATATTTGACAGAATTTATACAATCAAATATGTCTATATCATCTGTTTATGTTTTTGATAACTATGGTAACAGATATTTTGTGGATAAAAAGGTTTATAAGTCTTTTAGTCTTAATGATATAAAGAATACTTACTGGTACGACGAGCTTCAAAAAGCACAGGGTGGATATATAATAAAATTTAATGGTGGGGGACTATTTAATCAAGCAGATCAGAAATTTGTATCATTTATTAGGATTATAAATGATTTAGAAAGTCAGAAGCCTACTGGAATAATGGTAATAAATATTCCAGAAGATGCAATATCTAATTCGTTTAAAAATATTACTGGAAATAATGACGTAGATATTATGTTAAAGGACGAGAATGATAATGATATTATCCATTCAAAGGAGTTGACAGAATATAGTATTAGTGAAGATATTAAGAAAAATCTTAAGAAAAATCTTAAGAATGAAGGAAAGGGTGATCATTATTACTTTACTGAAAGGGTAAATGGCAATAATTATATTATCTCTTATTTAAAAACTAATTTAAATTGGACAATAATTAGTAAAGTTCCATTTAGTGAGATTTCAAAGCAATCTAATATATATATGCTTGTTATACTTGGAATGCTTTTGTTAAGTGGTATTATGAGCTTTCTTGGGTTGATATTAGTATCTTCTAGTATAACAAAACCTATAGATAAATTAATAAAATCTATGAGAGCCGTTGAAAATGGAGAATTTAAAAAAGTAAGTGTAGGCACTGGAAATGACGAAATAGCAAAATTAAAAAATGTGTATAATACTATGATTTGTAAAATAGAAAATTTAATAGAACAAATTATGCTGGAACAGAAAATAAAGCGGAAGGCTGAACTAAATGTTCTCCAGGCTCAAATAAAGCCGCATTTCTTATATAATTCATTTGATGCAATAAGTTGTTTAGCGTTAGAGGGTAAGAATGATGATGTATATAAAATTATAAAGGCATTGGGTAATTTTTATAGAACGAGTCTTAGTAATGGACGTGAAGTAATATCTGTAAGGGAGGAACTTCAGACAGTCAAAAGTTATCTTACAATATTACAAATAAGATATGAGAATTTATTTGTAATTAATATGGATATAGATGACCGTTGTGATGAATATAAAATATTAAAATTAGTTCTGCAACCAATAGTTGAAAATTCAATTTATCACGGAATAAAGCCTTCTAGGAGAATGGGTAATATATTTATAAGTACATATCTTAAAAATGATTATGTTGAGCTTATTGTTGGAGATGATGGTGTCGGAATAAGTGAGGATAAACTTAATAGCATAAGGAAACTAAATACAGCAGGAATAGGTCTTCGTGGTACAATGGAGAGATTGAATATTTTTTATAATGGAAAAAGCAAATTAGAAGTGGAGAGTAAGCTAGGATTTGGTACGAAGGTGACAATTCGAATACCTATAAAATAG
- a CDS encoding VanW family protein, with translation MRKSIKIMIILLLIVALGTSGLYAYVNYNTKKWTSLVYPGIKIGELDISGKTLVQAKDMVTQKYQSTMLKKNVNIKTPQKTYSLNFAKMNAKYNIDEVVNEAFNYGKNLSLYEKYKLIRKSEGKVITMKFTYDSKPLTDLISNMKKEINSTPKNASIYMNGDTFIVTPDTKGSTLMDDKLKKEILSKLNGDVSPADISVSAEIKTTLATVTKEKLQTVNTKLSSFSSDFSTSAYGRSTNITLATKSINGTILMPGESFSFNDTVGERTADKGYQPAPVDIGTKVSSDYGGGICQVSTSLYNAILRSNINSTERNHHSIPSTYIPLGMDATVDWGNLDYKFTNTLGYPVFIESIVNNKILTFNVYSNSSLANKSYTLVNDIYAAVQPGPTQYIDDATLPVGSIVQEQFPLIGYKVRTYKNTIQNGNVINRELISNDSYQLKAEVIRVGIKKVK, from the coding sequence ATGAGAAAAAGTATAAAAATAATGATAATCTTACTATTAATAGTCGCTTTGGGAACTAGTGGACTTTATGCATATGTTAATTATAATACAAAAAAATGGACAAGCCTTGTATACCCAGGTATTAAAATCGGTGAATTAGATATATCCGGGAAAACACTTGTGCAAGCAAAAGATATGGTAACTCAGAAATATCAATCTACTATGTTAAAGAAAAACGTAAATATTAAAACACCGCAGAAGACATATTCGTTAAATTTTGCAAAGATGAATGCAAAATATAATATTGATGAGGTAGTTAATGAGGCTTTTAATTACGGTAAAAACTTATCGCTGTACGAAAAATATAAATTGATTAGAAAATCTGAAGGCAAGGTAATTACAATGAAATTCACCTATGATTCCAAACCTCTAACAGATCTAATTTCTAATATGAAAAAAGAAATTAATAGCACTCCTAAAAACGCAAGCATTTATATGAATGGTGATACCTTCATTGTTACACCCGACACAAAAGGATCTACACTTATGGATGATAAACTAAAAAAGGAAATCTTAAGTAAACTAAATGGTGACGTAAGCCCTGCGGATATTAGTGTAAGCGCAGAGATTAAAACTACTTTAGCAACTGTAACGAAAGAAAAGCTTCAAACTGTCAACACAAAACTTTCAAGTTTCTCTTCTGATTTTAGTACTTCAGCATATGGCAGATCCACTAATATAACCCTTGCAACAAAAAGTATTAACGGAACTATTCTAATGCCTGGAGAAAGTTTTAGTTTCAACGACACTGTAGGTGAAAGAACAGCCGACAAAGGTTATCAGCCAGCACCCGTTGATATTGGTACCAAAGTAAGTTCCGATTATGGTGGCGGAATATGTCAAGTATCTACATCATTATATAATGCCATACTCAGGTCAAACATTAATTCTACTGAGAGGAACCATCATTCCATACCCTCAACTTATATACCACTAGGTATGGATGCAACAGTAGATTGGGGTAATTTAGACTACAAATTTACTAATACCTTAGGATATCCTGTTTTTATTGAGAGTATTGTGAACAATAAGATATTAACTTTTAATGTTTATTCTAATTCAAGTTTAGCCAATAAGTCTTATACTCTTGTGAATGATATATATGCTGCTGTTCAGCCTGGCCCTACTCAGTATATAGATGATGCTACTCTTCCAGTTGGTAGTATTGTCCAAGAACAATTTCCTTTGATTGGATATAAAGTAAGAACATATAAGAATACAATCCAAAATGGTAATGTTATTAATCGTGAATTAATTTCAAATGATAGCTATCAGTTAAAAGCTGAAGTAATTAGAGTAGGTATAAAAAAAGTTAAGTGA
- a CDS encoding GatB/YqeY domain-containing protein, giving the protein MLKQTIKDDIIKYMKSRDKIRLTTLRTLMADVKTKEMDSKKEIEEIDLVSIIEKTIKQLHETLDYAKQANNTEIISESEISIEMLSVYMPKQFTEDEAKAIIAEVIAENSFKGKGDMGKVMKAIMPKLKGKYDSRKVNPLVIQLLS; this is encoded by the coding sequence ATGTTAAAACAAACAATAAAAGACGATATTATTAAATATATGAAAAGTAGGGATAAGATAAGACTAACTACTTTAAGAACTTTAATGGCTGACGTTAAAACTAAAGAAATGGATTCAAAGAAAGAAATTGAAGAAATCGACCTCGTGAGTATTATTGAAAAAACAATTAAACAATTACATGAAACTCTCGACTATGCAAAACAAGCTAATAACACAGAAATCATATCTGAATCAGAAATATCTATTGAAATGCTTTCTGTTTATATGCCAAAGCAATTCACTGAAGATGAAGCAAAAGCAATAATCGCAGAGGTTATTGCTGAAAATAGTTTCAAGGGTAAAGGTGACATGGGAAAAGTTATGAAGGCTATTATGCCAAAGCTCAAAGGTAAATATGATAGTAGAAAAGTAAATCCACTTGTAATTCAGTTACTTTCATAA
- the sigK gene encoding RNA polymerase sporulation sigma factor SigK, with the protein MFSINSLLDMIGNITFLTAYITGTNSFPQPLSEEEEKYYLTKFAEGDLLAKGTLVERNLRLVAHIVKKYSYPGKDVDDLISIGTVGLIKAIDSFNMNKGIRLATYAARCIENEILMLIRSNKKIKREVYLQDPIGKDKEGKEVSLMDVLRSEEDSITDIVENKIQIKRLYSKINVVLKEREKVIIQMRYGLLDGKPRTQREIALILGISRSYISRIEKRVLKKLNKELGNNILE; encoded by the coding sequence GTGTTTTCCATAAATAGTTTATTAGATATGATAGGAAATATTACATTTTTAACAGCTTATATAACTGGTACTAATTCATTTCCTCAACCACTAAGTGAGGAAGAGGAAAAATATTATTTAACAAAGTTTGCGGAGGGTGATTTATTAGCTAAAGGAACACTCGTTGAACGAAATTTGAGACTGGTTGCACATATAGTAAAAAAATATTCCTACCCGGGAAAGGATGTAGATGATCTCATATCTATTGGAACGGTGGGACTTATAAAAGCTATTGATTCCTTTAATATGAATAAGGGAATAAGACTCGCTACTTATGCTGCAAGGTGCATAGAAAACGAGATACTCATGTTAATTCGCAGTAACAAGAAAATAAAAAGGGAAGTGTATCTGCAAGACCCTATTGGCAAGGATAAAGAGGGAAAAGAGGTATCACTTATGGATGTATTACGTAGTGAGGAAGACTCTATCACCGATATAGTAGAGAATAAAATACAAATTAAAAGGCTTTATAGTAAGATAAATGTAGTTTTGAAGGAGAGGGAAAAAGTAATAATTCAAATGCGTTATGGATTACTTGATGGTAAACCTCGAACTCAAAGAGAAATAGCATTAATACTCGGGATTTCGAGGTCATATATATCTAGAATTGAAAAGAGAGTACTTAAGAAGTTGAATAAGGAATTAGGTAATAATATTCTAGAATAA
- a CDS encoding flavodoxin family protein, which produces MNIQIRYLSKSGNTKKVADAIAKEVGVVAETIEKAVPGDTDILFLGGAMYWAGVDNKLKKFILGLDCSVKKVAIFSTTAVVKSAYPEIKKLLRAKNIFVYDNEFHCKGEFLKLHKGRPNADDLELAKQFARDITSINNFR; this is translated from the coding sequence ATGAATATACAAATAAGATATTTATCGAAATCAGGAAATACAAAAAAAGTTGCAGATGCTATAGCTAAAGAAGTAGGAGTCGTTGCAGAGACGATTGAAAAAGCAGTGCCTGGTGATACAGATATTTTGTTTTTAGGAGGAGCTATGTACTGGGCAGGAGTTGATAACAAATTAAAAAAGTTTATACTTGGATTAGATTGTTCAGTAAAGAAGGTGGCAATATTTAGTACAACAGCAGTTGTAAAATCTGCTTACCCAGAAATAAAGAAATTACTAAGGGCTAAAAATATTTTTGTATATGATAATGAATTTCATTGTAAGGGAGAATTCTTAAAACTTCATAAAGGAAGACCAAATGCTGATGATCTAGAGCTTGCAAAACAATTTGCTCGCGACATTACAAGTATAAATAACTTTAGATAA